Proteins from one Mycobacterium sp. HUMS_12744610 genomic window:
- the rpsQ gene encoding 30S ribosomal protein S17, with amino-acid sequence MAEAKTEKGDKHTPRNPKTRGRRKTRIGYVVSDKMQKTIVVELEDRVRHPLYGKIIRTTTKVKAHDENSTAGIGDRVALMETRPLSATKRWRLVEVLEKAK; translated from the coding sequence ATGGCTGAAGCCAAGACCGAAAAGGGTGACAAGCACACTCCGCGTAACCCCAAGACCCGTGGCCGGCGCAAGACGCGCATCGGCTACGTGGTGAGCGACAAGATGCAGAAGACCATCGTGGTCGAGCTCGAAGACCGGGTGCGTCACCCGTTGTACGGCAAGATCATCCGTACCACCACGAAGGTCAAGGCGCACGACGAGAACAGCACCGCCGGCATCGGCGACCGGGTCGCGCTGATGGAGACGCGCCCGTTGTCGGCGACCAAGAGGTGGCGGCTGGTCGAAGTCCTGGAGAAGGCCAAGTAG
- the rpmC gene encoding 50S ribosomal protein L29, with protein sequence MAVGISPGELRELTDDELAERLRESKEELFNLRFQMATGQLSNNRRLRTVRQEIARVYTVLRERELGLASGPDGTDGKES encoded by the coding sequence ATGGCAGTGGGAATCTCGCCGGGCGAACTGCGTGAGCTCACCGACGACGAGCTCGCCGAGCGCCTGCGCGAATCCAAGGAGGAGCTGTTCAACCTGCGGTTCCAGATGGCGACCGGGCAGCTGTCCAACAACCGCCGGCTCCGCACGGTGCGGCAGGAAATCGCGCGCGTCTACACCGTGCTGCGGGAACGAGAACTGGGTCTGGCCTCCGGGCCGGACGGTACCGACGGTAAGGAATCGTGA
- the rplP gene encoding 50S ribosomal protein L16: MLIPRKVKHRKQHHPRQRGIASGGTEVSFGDYGIQALEHAYVTNRQIESARIAINRHIKRGGKVWINVFPDRPLTKKPAETRMGSGKGSPEWWVVNVKPGRVLFELSYPNEAIARAALTRAIHKLPIKARIVTREDQF, translated from the coding sequence ATGCTGATTCCCCGCAAAGTCAAGCATCGCAAGCAGCACCATCCCCGCCAGCGTGGGATCGCCAGCGGTGGCACGGAGGTGAGTTTCGGCGACTACGGTATCCAGGCGCTCGAGCACGCCTATGTGACCAACCGGCAGATCGAGTCCGCTCGTATCGCCATCAACCGGCACATCAAGCGTGGCGGGAAGGTGTGGATCAACGTCTTCCCCGACCGTCCGCTGACCAAGAAGCCCGCGGAAACCCGCATGGGTTCGGGTAAGGGCTCCCCGGAGTGGTGGGTGGTCAACGTCAAGCCGGGCCGGGTGCTGTTCGAGCTGAGCTACCCCAACGAGGCGATCGCCCGGGCGGCCCTGACCCGAGCGATCCACAAGTTGCCGATCAAGGCCCGCATCGTGACCCGAGAGGATCAGTTCTGA
- the rpsC gene encoding 30S ribosomal protein S3 produces MGQKINPHGFRLGITTDWKSRWYADKQYADYVKEDVAIRRLLSTGLERAGIADVEIERTRDRVRVDIHTARPGIVIGRRGTEADRIRADLEKLTKKQVQLNILEVKNPEAQAQLVAQGVAEQLSNRVAFRRAMRKAIQSAMRQPNVKGIRVQCSGRLGGAEMSRSEFYREGRVPLHTLRADIDYGLYEARTTFGRIGVKVWIYKGDIVGGKRELATAAPAGADRPRRERPSGTRPRRSGASGTTATSTEAGRAAGADEGAAPASSEAAPALETQSTEG; encoded by the coding sequence GTGGGCCAGAAGATCAATCCGCACGGCTTCCGCCTGGGCATCACCACCGACTGGAAGTCGCGGTGGTACGCCGACAAGCAGTACGCCGACTACGTCAAGGAAGACGTCGCGATCCGCCGGCTGCTGTCCACCGGACTGGAGCGCGCCGGGATCGCCGACGTGGAGATCGAGCGGACCCGTGACCGGGTCCGCGTGGACATCCACACCGCCCGTCCCGGCATCGTCATCGGCCGGCGCGGCACCGAGGCCGACCGGATCCGCGCCGACCTGGAGAAGCTGACCAAAAAGCAGGTGCAGCTCAACATCCTCGAGGTGAAAAACCCGGAGGCGCAGGCGCAATTGGTGGCCCAGGGCGTCGCCGAGCAGCTGAGCAACCGCGTGGCGTTCCGTCGCGCGATGCGCAAGGCGATCCAGTCGGCGATGCGTCAGCCCAACGTCAAGGGCATCCGGGTGCAGTGCTCCGGGCGCCTCGGCGGCGCCGAGATGAGCCGCTCGGAGTTCTACCGCGAGGGCCGCGTGCCGCTGCACACGCTGCGCGCCGACATCGACTACGGCCTCTACGAGGCCAGGACCACCTTCGGCCGCATCGGTGTGAAGGTGTGGATCTACAAGGGTGACATCGTCGGCGGCAAGCGCGAATTGGCCACCGCCGCCCCGGCGGGCGCCGATCGCCCGCGCCGGGAGCGGCCTTCGGGCACCCGTCCCCGGCGCAGTGGCGCGTCGGGTACCACGGCCACCAGCACCGAGGCCGGCCGGGCCGCGGGCGCCGACGAAGGCGCCGCGCCCGCTTCCAGCGAAGCCGCGCCGGCCCTCGAAACGCAGAGCACGGAGGGCTGA
- the rplV gene encoding 50S ribosomal protein L22, with product MTSTEFPSAFPTATAKARFVRVSPTKARRVIDLVRGRSVADALDILRWAPQAASEPVAKVIASAAANAQNNGGLDPSTLVVATVYADEGPTAKRIRPRAQGRAFRIRKRTSHITVVVESRPVRDERSAKSTRARRAEASKAAAKAAPARKAPAKAAPAKTEPAEQTSETSEAKGGSD from the coding sequence ATGACAAGTACTGAGTTCCCGTCGGCTTTCCCGACGGCAACAGCCAAAGCACGGTTCGTGCGGGTGTCGCCGACAAAGGCGCGCCGGGTGATCGACCTGGTGCGTGGCAGGTCGGTGGCCGACGCGCTCGACATCCTGCGCTGGGCGCCGCAGGCCGCCAGCGAGCCGGTCGCCAAGGTGATCGCGAGCGCAGCGGCGAACGCGCAGAACAACGGCGGCCTGGACCCCTCGACCCTGGTGGTCGCGACGGTGTACGCCGACGAGGGCCCGACCGCCAAGCGTATCCGGCCGCGCGCCCAGGGCCGCGCCTTCCGGATCCGCAAGCGCACCAGCCACATCACGGTCGTGGTGGAGAGCCGCCCGGTGCGCGATGAGCGGTCGGCGAAGTCGACGCGCGCCCGCCGCGCCGAGGCCAGCAAGGCCGCCGCCAAGGCGGCGCCGGCCAGGAAGGCGCCCGCCAAGGCGGCGCCGGCCAAGACGGAGCCTGCCGAGCAGACGTCTGAGACTTCTGAAGCGAAGGGAGGCTCAGACTAG
- the rpsS gene encoding 30S ribosomal protein S19: protein MPRSLKKGPFVDDHLLKKVDVQNEKNTKQVIKTWSRRSTIIPDFIGHTFAVHDGRKHVPVFVTEAMVGHKLGEFAPTRTFKGHIKDDRKSKRR from the coding sequence ATGCCACGCAGCCTGAAGAAGGGCCCGTTCGTCGACGACCACCTGCTCAAGAAGGTGGACGTGCAGAACGAGAAGAACACCAAGCAGGTCATCAAGACCTGGTCGCGGCGTTCGACGATCATTCCGGACTTCATCGGTCACACCTTCGCGGTGCACGACGGACGCAAGCACGTCCCGGTGTTCGTCACCGAGGCGATGGTGGGTCACAAGCTCGGCGAGTTCGCGCCGACGCGCACCTTCAAGGGACACATCAAGGACGACCGGAAGTCGAAGAGACGATGA
- the rplB gene encoding 50S ribosomal protein L2, with product MAIRKYKPTTPGRRGASVSDFAEITRSTPEKSLVRPLHGHGGRNAHGRITTRHKGGGHKRAYRVIDFRRNDKDGVNAKVAHIEYDPNRTANIALLHYLDGEKRYIVAPQGLSQGDVVESGANADIKPGNNLPLRNIPAGTVIHAVELRPGGGAKLARSAGSSIQLLGKEGSYASLRMPSGEIRRVDVRCRATVGEVGNAEQANINWGKAGRMRWKGKRPSVRGVVMNPVDHPHGGGEGKTSGGRHPVSPWGKPEGRTRHPNKASNKLIVRRRRTGKKHGR from the coding sequence ATGGCAATTCGCAAGTACAAGCCGACGACCCCCGGTCGCCGCGGCGCCAGCGTGTCCGACTTCGCCGAGATCACGCGCTCGACCCCCGAGAAGTCGTTGGTGCGCCCGCTGCACGGTCACGGCGGTCGCAACGCCCACGGCCGGATCACCACCCGCCACAAGGGCGGTGGCCACAAGCGCGCCTACCGGGTGATCGACTTCCGGCGCAACGACAAGGACGGCGTCAACGCCAAGGTCGCACACATCGAGTACGACCCGAACCGCACCGCCAACATCGCTCTGCTGCACTACCTCGACGGCGAGAAGCGCTACATCGTTGCCCCGCAGGGGCTCTCGCAGGGTGACGTGGTGGAGTCGGGCGCCAATGCCGACATCAAGCCGGGCAACAACCTGCCGCTGCGCAACATCCCGGCCGGTACGGTCATCCACGCCGTGGAGCTGCGGCCCGGTGGCGGCGCCAAGCTCGCACGGTCGGCCGGCTCCAGCATCCAGCTGCTCGGCAAGGAGGGCAGCTACGCCTCGCTGCGCATGCCCAGCGGTGAGATCCGCCGGGTCGACGTGCGCTGCCGCGCCACCGTCGGCGAGGTGGGCAACGCCGAGCAGGCGAACATCAACTGGGGCAAGGCCGGTCGCATGCGGTGGAAGGGCAAGCGCCCATCGGTCCGCGGTGTGGTCATGAACCCGGTGGACCACCCGCACGGTGGTGGTGAGGGTAAGACCTCCGGTGGCCGCCACCCCGTCAGCCCGTGGGGTAAGCCCGAGGGGCGGACCCGGCATCCCAACAAAGCCAGCAACAAACTCATCGTCCGGCGCCGTCGCACCGGCAAGAAGCACGGTCGCTAA
- the rplW gene encoding 50S ribosomal protein L23 → MATLADPRDVILAPVISEKSYGLLDDNVYTFVVHPDSNKTQIKIAVEKIFSVKVASVNTANRQGKRKRTRTGYGKRKSTKRAIVTLAPGSKPIDLFGAPA, encoded by the coding sequence ATGGCGACCCTCGCCGACCCCCGCGACGTCATTCTGGCGCCGGTCATCTCCGAGAAGTCCTACGGGCTGCTCGACGACAACGTGTACACGTTCGTCGTGCACCCCGACTCGAACAAGACACAGATCAAGATCGCCGTCGAGAAGATCTTCTCCGTGAAGGTCGCGTCGGTGAACACCGCCAACCGGCAGGGCAAGCGCAAGCGGACCCGCACCGGCTACGGCAAGCGCAAGAGCACCAAGCGGGCCATCGTGACCCTGGCGCCGGGGAGCAAGCCGATCGACCTGTTCGGAGCGCCGGCCTAG
- the rplD gene encoding 50S ribosomal protein L4, which yields MALKIDVKTPDGKVDGSVELPAELFDAPANIALMHQVVTAQRAAARQGTHSTKTRGDVSGGGRKPYRQKGTGRARQGSTRAPQFTGGGTVHGPKPRDYSQRTPKKMIAAALRGALSDRARNGRIHAVTELVSGQTPSTKNAKAFLHSLTDRKQVLVVIGRSDETGMKSVRNLPGVHILAPDQLNTYDVLHSDDVVFSVEALNTYIAANTTSSEEVSA from the coding sequence ATGGCACTCAAAATCGACGTCAAGACGCCGGACGGCAAGGTGGACGGCTCGGTCGAGCTGCCCGCCGAGTTGTTCGACGCGCCCGCGAACATCGCGCTGATGCATCAGGTGGTCACCGCGCAGCGGGCGGCGGCCCGGCAGGGCACGCACTCGACCAAGACGCGCGGTGACGTCAGCGGCGGTGGGCGCAAGCCGTACCGGCAGAAGGGCACCGGTCGCGCCCGGCAGGGTTCGACGCGGGCACCGCAGTTCACCGGCGGTGGCACCGTGCACGGCCCCAAGCCGCGCGACTACAGCCAGCGCACGCCCAAGAAGATGATCGCCGCGGCGCTGCGCGGGGCGCTGTCCGACCGGGCCCGCAACGGGCGCATCCATGCGGTCACCGAACTGGTGTCCGGCCAAACCCCGTCCACAAAGAACGCCAAGGCGTTCCTGCACAGCCTGACCGACCGCAAGCAGGTGCTGGTGGTCATCGGCCGCAGCGACGAGACCGGCATGAAAAGCGTGCGCAACCTGCCCGGTGTGCACATCCTGGCGCCCGATCAGCTCAACACCTACGACGTGCTGCACTCCGACGACGTGGTGTTCAGCGTCGAGGCGCTCAACACCTACATCGCCGCCAACACGACCAGCTCCGAGGAGGTTTCGGCCTGA
- the rplC gene encoding 50S ribosomal protein L3 produces the protein MARKGILGTKLGMTQVFDENNRVVPVTVVKAGPNVVTRIRTPERDGYSAVQLAYGEISPRKINKPVTGQYAAAGVNPRRYLAELRLDDAEATADYEVGQELTAEIFADGAFVDVTGTSKGKGFAGTMKRHGFRGQGASHGAQAVHRRPGSIGGCATPARVFKGTRMAGRMGNDRVTVQNLVVHKVDTENGVLLIKGAIPGRTGGLVMVRSAVKRGEK, from the coding sequence ATGGCAAGAAAAGGCATTCTGGGTACCAAGCTCGGGATGACGCAGGTGTTCGACGAGAACAACAGGGTCGTGCCGGTGACCGTGGTCAAGGCGGGCCCGAACGTGGTGACGCGCATCCGCACCCCGGAGCGCGACGGCTACAGCGCCGTGCAGTTGGCCTATGGCGAGATCAGCCCCCGCAAGATCAACAAGCCGGTGACCGGCCAGTACGCGGCCGCGGGCGTCAACCCGCGCCGGTATCTGGCCGAGTTGCGGCTCGATGACGCCGAGGCGACCGCCGACTACGAGGTCGGCCAGGAGCTGACGGCCGAGATCTTCGCCGACGGCGCCTTCGTCGACGTGACGGGGACCTCGAAGGGTAAAGGGTTCGCCGGCACGATGAAGCGGCACGGCTTCCGCGGGCAGGGCGCCAGTCACGGCGCCCAGGCGGTGCACCGCCGCCCCGGGTCCATCGGCGGCTGCGCCACCCCCGCGCGGGTCTTCAAGGGCACGCGCATGGCCGGCCGGATGGGCAACGACCGGGTGACGGTCCAGAACCTGGTGGTGCACAAGGTTGATACCGAGAACGGCGTGCTGCTGATCAAGGGTGCGATCCCCGGGCGCACCGGTGGGCTCGTGATGGTCCGCAGCGCGGTCAAACGAGGTGAGAAGTGA
- the rpsJ gene encoding 30S ribosomal protein S10, protein MAGQKIRIRLKAYDHEAIDASARKIVETVVRTGASVVGPVPLPTEKNVYCVIRSPHKYKDSREHFEMRTHKRLIDILDPTPKTVDALMRIDLPASVDVNIQ, encoded by the coding sequence GTGGCGGGACAGAAGATCCGCATCAGGCTTAAGGCCTACGACCACGAGGCCATCGACGCGTCGGCGCGCAAGATCGTCGAAACCGTCGTCCGCACGGGTGCCAGCGTCGTAGGGCCGGTGCCGCTGCCGACCGAGAAGAACGTGTATTGCGTCATCCGCTCTCCGCACAAGTACAAGGACTCGCGGGAGCACTTCGAGATGCGTACGCACAAGCGGTTGATCGACATCCTCGATCCGACGCCGAAGACCGTTGACGCCCTGATGCGCATCGACCTTCCGGCCAGTGTCGACGTCAACATCCAGTAG
- a CDS encoding PE family protein has translation MSYVIAAPEQVTAAAADLGHLGSTIGSANAAAMGPASSVTPPGADEVSASIAALFDAHAQAYQLLSAQAAAFHDQFVQLMNSGAAQYAITEAANASPLQTAHQGMLSTAVNQSGQALSHAQPVMSTAAPAASAAAAVPSATASLAGGTAPAAPVAPLATAVAPPSAAAVAPGAAISAVPAASAVSASAPAPPMQTPTPAYAAAPTAAEPADVPLAVSAPAAAQAEASAVAPATMPPMPVGTGTPVAAAASAAYSPATPPYSPAAAPAAAAREETAVAAAPAAHWNTVAE, from the coding sequence ATGTCATACGTAATCGCGGCACCGGAGCAGGTGACGGCGGCGGCCGCCGACTTGGGCCATCTCGGTTCGACCATCGGCTCGGCGAACGCGGCGGCGATGGGCCCGGCGTCGAGCGTGACCCCGCCCGGTGCCGACGAAGTCTCGGCGAGCATCGCCGCGCTGTTCGACGCGCACGCACAGGCCTACCAGCTACTCAGCGCCCAGGCCGCGGCGTTTCACGACCAGTTCGTGCAGTTGATGAACAGCGGCGCCGCGCAATATGCCATCACCGAGGCGGCCAACGCCTCGCCTCTGCAAACGGCTCACCAGGGCATGCTGAGCACCGCCGTCAACCAGTCCGGTCAGGCCCTGTCGCACGCCCAGCCGGTGATGAGCACGGCCGCGCCGGCGGCTTCGGCGGCCGCTGCGGTGCCGTCGGCGACGGCGAGCCTGGCCGGCGGGACCGCGCCGGCCGCCCCGGTGGCGCCCCTGGCGACCGCGGTTGCGCCGCCTTCCGCGGCGGCGGTGGCGCCCGGCGCGGCGATCTCGGCCGTTCCGGCGGCCTCGGCGGTGTCGGCAAGCGCGCCCGCCCCGCCGATGCAGACCCCGACGCCCGCGTACGCTGCGGCGCCGACGGCCGCGGAGCCGGCGGACGTGCCGTTGGCCGTCAGCGCGCCGGCTGCGGCGCAGGCGGAAGCGTCTGCCGTCGCCCCGGCGACGATGCCGCCGATGCCGGTCGGCACGGGCACGCCGGTAGCCGCGGCCGCCTCGGCGGCCTACTCCCCGGCGACGCCGCCGTATTCCCCGGCGGCGGCCCCCGCTGCTGCCGCGCGCGAGGAGACGGCGGTGGCGGCGGCGCCCGCGGCGCACTGGAACACCGTCGCGGAGTAG
- the mftG gene encoding mycofactocin system GMC family oxidoreductase MftG, translating to MTATAPHSDVLIVGAGSAGSVVAERLSADSGCTVTVLEAGPALADPALALTTNGMQLPIGAGSPLVQRYQTRLTDRPVRRMPIVRGATVGGSGAVNGGYFCRGLPRDFDRAAIPGWTWSDVLGHFRAIETDLDFDGPAHGDSGPISVRRTREMAGATELFIAAAQRAGFAWIPDLNDVGPGQVSGVGAVPLNIVDGVRKGSGAGFLVPALGRPNLTLLDRTRAVRLRFAGTSAVGVDAIGPQGPLTLPARRIVLCAGAIQSAHLLMLSGIGDEASLRAAGVPLVAALPVGRSCSDHPEWVLPTDWPVVPGRPVLEAVLSTDDDIEIRPYTGGFVAMTGDGSAGHPDWPHIGVALMRPRARGTLTLVSPDPGVPPRIEHHYDSEPDDVAALRRGSELARELASAATSVGEPLWSTSQHLCGSAPMGTDDDPHAVVDPRCRVRGVGNLWVIDGSVLPTITGRGPHATIVMLGHRAAEFVG from the coding sequence GTGACCGCAACGGCCCCGCACAGCGACGTGCTGATCGTCGGTGCGGGCAGCGCCGGTTCGGTGGTCGCCGAGCGCCTGTCCGCCGACTCGGGCTGCACCGTCACCGTCCTCGAGGCGGGGCCGGCGCTCGCCGACCCGGCGCTGGCGCTGACCACCAACGGGATGCAGCTGCCGATCGGCGCGGGCAGCCCGCTGGTGCAGCGCTACCAGACCCGCCTGACCGATCGGCCCGTGCGCCGGATGCCGATCGTGCGCGGCGCCACGGTCGGCGGTTCGGGTGCGGTCAACGGGGGTTACTTCTGCCGCGGGTTGCCGCGCGACTTCGACCGGGCGGCAATACCCGGCTGGACATGGTCGGACGTCCTCGGTCATTTTCGCGCCATCGAGACGGACCTGGATTTCGACGGTCCCGCCCACGGGGACAGCGGGCCCATTTCCGTTCGGCGCACCCGGGAGATGGCGGGCGCCACGGAACTGTTCATCGCCGCCGCGCAGCGCGCCGGGTTTGCGTGGATTCCAGACCTCAATGACGTTGGGCCAGGTCAAGTTTCGGGAGTAGGTGCCGTCCCGCTCAACATCGTCGACGGCGTGCGCAAGGGGTCCGGCGCGGGGTTCCTGGTCCCGGCACTGGGCCGGCCGAATCTCACGCTGCTGGACCGGACGCGCGCGGTGCGACTGCGATTCGCCGGCACCAGTGCGGTCGGTGTCGACGCAATCGGCCCGCAGGGCCCGCTGACGCTGCCGGCGAGGCGAATCGTGTTGTGCGCCGGCGCCATTCAGTCGGCACACTTGCTGATGCTCTCGGGTATCGGAGACGAGGCGTCGTTGCGGGCCGCCGGAGTGCCGTTGGTGGCGGCGCTGCCGGTGGGGCGGTCCTGCAGCGATCACCCGGAATGGGTGCTCCCGACCGATTGGCCTGTCGTGCCGGGTCGGCCCGTGCTCGAGGCGGTGCTGAGCACCGACGACGATATCGAGATCCGGCCCTACACGGGCGGATTCGTTGCCATGACCGGTGACGGCAGCGCCGGCCATCCCGACTGGCCACACATCGGGGTGGCGCTGATGCGGCCGCGGGCCCGCGGGACCCTAACCCTGGTCTCACCGGATCCCGGCGTACCCCCTCGCATCGAGCACCACTACGACAGTGAGCCCGACGACGTCGCGGCGCTGCGCCGGGGCAGCGAACTGGCCCGCGAATTGGCCAGTGCGGCAACCTCTGTCGGGGAGCCCCTTTGGTCGACGTCGCAGCATCTGTGCGGCAGCGCCCCCATGGGCACCGACGACGACCCACACGCCGTCGTCGATCCCCGGTGCCGGGTGCGCGGGGTGGGCAATCTGTGGGTGATCGACGGTTCCGTGCTGCCGACGATCACGGGTCGTGGCCCGCACGCCACCATCGTGATGCTGGGCCACCGCGCGGCCGAATTCGTCGGTTGA
- the mftF gene encoding mycofactocin biosynthesis glycosyltransferase MftF (Members of this protein family, MftF, are glycosyltransferases, members of PF00535 (glycosyl transferase family 2). The encoding gene is found as part of the mycofactocin cassette, in Mycobacterium tuberculosis, many other Actinobacteria, and occasional members of other lineages. Mycofactocin itself, a putative redox carrier, is a heavily modified derivative of the C-terminal Val-Tyr dipeptide of the mycofactocin precursor MftA (TIGR03969).), which yields MSQPRLPDGFAVQVDRRVRVLGDGSALLGGSPTRLLKLAPAAQHMLSDGRLKVRDDVSAQLARTLLDATVAHPRPAGGPSHRDVTVVIPVRDNVVGVRRLVSSLRGMRVIVVDDGSFQPLGPDDFAGADCDVEVLRHPRAKGPAAARNTGLAACETEFVAFLDSDVAPRRGWLEALLGHFCDPTVALVAPRIVGLAHSENVVARYEAVHSSLDLGEREAPVLPHSTVSYVPSAAIICRCSAIREVGGFDETMQSGEDVDLCWRLIEAGARLRYEPIALVAHDHRTQLRDWLARKAFYGGSAAPLSVRHPDKTAPVVISGWALTAWIAMALGTSAGRLASVAIALLTGRRIAMAMRSVETSAGDVLVIAARGLWSAALQLASAVCRHYWPLALFAALTSRHCRRVVVVAAVMDGVVDWLRRRDATDEDAEPIGLLTYLLLKRVDDLAYGLGLWWGVFRERNLRALKPQIRS from the coding sequence ATGAGCCAGCCCCGGCTGCCGGACGGGTTCGCCGTTCAGGTCGATCGCCGCGTGCGGGTGCTCGGCGACGGTTCGGCGCTGCTCGGTGGTTCGCCGACCCGGCTGCTCAAGCTGGCCCCCGCCGCCCAGCACATGCTCTCCGATGGCCGGCTGAAGGTACGCGACGACGTCAGCGCCCAGTTGGCCCGCACCCTGCTGGACGCCACGGTGGCCCATCCCCGGCCCGCCGGCGGCCCGTCGCACCGCGACGTCACCGTGGTTATTCCGGTGCGCGACAATGTCGTTGGAGTACGGCGTCTGGTCAGTTCGCTCCGCGGGATGCGCGTCATCGTCGTCGACGACGGTTCGTTCCAGCCCCTTGGGCCCGACGACTTCGCCGGTGCCGACTGCGACGTCGAGGTGCTGCGCCACCCGCGCGCCAAGGGGCCGGCGGCGGCACGCAACACGGGGCTGGCGGCCTGCGAGACCGAGTTCGTTGCGTTCCTGGACTCCGACGTCGCGCCGCGCCGCGGCTGGCTGGAGGCGCTGCTCGGTCACTTCTGCGATCCCACCGTCGCCCTCGTTGCGCCGCGCATCGTCGGCCTGGCGCACAGCGAGAACGTCGTGGCGCGCTACGAGGCGGTGCACTCCTCGCTCGACCTCGGCGAGCGGGAGGCGCCGGTGCTGCCCCACAGCACGGTGTCCTATGTCCCCAGCGCCGCGATCATCTGCCGCTGTTCGGCCATCCGCGAGGTCGGCGGGTTCGACGAGACGATGCAGTCCGGTGAGGACGTCGACCTGTGCTGGCGCCTCATCGAGGCGGGTGCCCGGCTGCGCTACGAGCCGATCGCGCTGGTCGCCCACGACCACCGCACCCAACTTCGGGATTGGCTGGCGCGCAAGGCGTTCTACGGCGGGTCGGCCGCACCGCTGTCGGTGCGCCACCCGGACAAGACGGCACCGGTGGTCATTTCGGGCTGGGCGCTGACCGCCTGGATCGCGATGGCGCTCGGGACCAGCGCCGGCCGGCTGGCCTCGGTCGCGATCGCCCTGCTGACCGGCCGGCGGATCGCGATGGCCATGCGCAGCGTCGAGACGTCGGCGGGTGATGTGCTGGTGATCGCGGCCCGCGGCCTGTGGTCGGCGGCGCTGCAGTTGGCCTCGGCGGTGTGCCGGCACTATTGGCCCCTGGCGTTGTTCGCGGCGCTGACATCGCGCCACTGCAGACGCGTCGTGGTGGTCGCGGCGGTCATGGACGGCGTGGTGGACTGGCTGCGCCGCCGAGACGCCACCGACGAGGATGCCGAACCGATCGGTCTGCTGACCTACCTGCTGCTCAAGCGCGTGGACGACCTGGCCTACGGTCTGGGCCTGTGGTGGGGCGTGTTCCGGGAACGCAACCTGCGCGCGCTCAAGCCGCAGATCCGCAGCTAG
- the mftE gene encoding mycofactocin biosynthesis peptidyl-dipeptidase MftE, translating to MNWPYHRRVPVLGELGSATSSQLFTPSLLIPVGSTEQHGPHLPLDTDTRIAAAVAAKARALLGREWLVAPAIAYGASGEHQSFAGTVSIGTEALTLLLLEYGRSATCWARRLVFVNGHGGNVAALDAALGRLRAEGRDAGWVPCAAAGADPHAGHTETSVLLHICPAEVRTDRWLPGNDAPLAELLPSMRRGGVAAVSPVGVLGDPTTATESEGKRLLAEMVDGCVRRVARWRPGADGMLT from the coding sequence GTGAATTGGCCTTACCATCGGCGAGTGCCCGTACTCGGCGAACTGGGAAGTGCGACGTCGAGCCAGCTGTTCACCCCGTCGCTGCTGATCCCGGTGGGGTCCACCGAACAGCACGGCCCGCACCTGCCCCTGGACACCGACACCCGCATCGCGGCCGCGGTTGCGGCGAAGGCCCGGGCGCTTCTCGGCCGGGAATGGCTGGTCGCACCGGCCATCGCCTACGGCGCCAGCGGCGAGCACCAGAGCTTCGCGGGGACGGTCTCCATCGGCACCGAGGCACTCACGCTGCTGCTTCTCGAGTACGGCAGGTCGGCCACCTGCTGGGCCCGGCGCCTGGTCTTCGTCAACGGCCACGGCGGCAACGTCGCCGCCCTGGATGCCGCGCTGGGCCGGCTGCGCGCCGAGGGTCGCGACGCCGGGTGGGTTCCGTGCGCCGCCGCGGGCGCCGACCCCCACGCCGGCCACACCGAGACATCGGTGTTGCTGCACATCTGCCCCGCCGAGGTGCGGACCGACCGGTGGCTGCCGGGCAACGACGCACCGCTGGCCGAGTTGCTGCCCTCGATGCGCCGGGGTGGAGTGGCGGCCGTCAGCCCGGTGGGCGTCCTGGGCGATCCGACGACAGCGACCGAGAGCGAGGGGAAGCGCCTTCTCGCGGAGATGGTCGACGGGTGCGTGCGCCGCGTTGCCCGGTGGCGGCCGGGCGCCGACGGGATGCTGACATGA